A window from Flavobacterium sp. 83 encodes these proteins:
- the murC gene encoding UDP-N-acetylmuramate--L-alanine ligase, with the protein MNLNQIHNVYFIGIGGIGMSNLARYFKNLGKQVTGYDKTPSALTTELIESGIPIHFEDSIDLIPSDFYVENTLVIITPAVPKAHSEWNYFLERDFQVKKRAEVLGIITKDTFCFAVAGTHGKTTTSSILGHILYESGADVTAFIGGIVENYNSNLIGNGKTVTVVEADEFDRSFLHLHPNIACITSMDADHLDIYGTSEAIEESFIEFASKVEDKSKLFITKELPLEGITCAVNEEAVFKAFNVRIGNGSYVFDVQTPTEVIKDLHFGLPGKHNLMNALMAIAMANIFGTPTDAIASAIKSFKGIKRRFSYQIKTDELVYIDDYAHHPTEINAVHQAVRELYPNQKVLAIFQPHLFSRTKDFADDFAKSLSAFDEVVLLDIYPARELPMQGINSQWLMDKMTNNHKKIVAKNDLISTILASDATVIVTIGAGDIGELVPSIKKAINETL; encoded by the coding sequence ATGAACTTAAATCAAATACATAACGTCTATTTTATAGGAATTGGAGGTATCGGGATGAGTAATCTGGCGCGTTATTTCAAGAATTTGGGAAAACAAGTTACGGGATACGATAAAACACCTTCGGCTCTTACTACTGAGTTAATCGAAAGTGGAATTCCAATTCATTTTGAAGATAGTATAGATTTAATTCCGTCAGATTTTTATGTTGAAAACACTTTGGTGATTATTACACCAGCAGTTCCCAAAGCACATTCTGAATGGAATTATTTTTTGGAAAGAGATTTTCAGGTCAAAAAAAGAGCAGAGGTTTTAGGGATAATCACAAAAGATACTTTTTGTTTTGCAGTCGCTGGAACACATGGGAAAACAACTACTTCAAGTATTTTAGGGCATATTTTGTATGAAAGTGGTGCTGATGTTACTGCTTTTATTGGCGGAATTGTAGAAAATTATAATTCCAATTTAATAGGAAACGGCAAAACAGTAACTGTTGTAGAAGCTGATGAATTTGATCGTTCCTTCTTGCATTTGCATCCTAATATTGCTTGTATTACATCAATGGATGCGGACCATTTGGATATTTATGGAACCAGTGAAGCGATAGAAGAATCTTTTATTGAATTTGCTTCTAAAGTTGAAGATAAGAGCAAGCTTTTTATAACCAAAGAATTACCATTAGAAGGTATCACTTGTGCCGTAAATGAAGAGGCTGTTTTCAAAGCTTTTAATGTTAGAATAGGAAATGGAAGTTATGTTTTTGATGTACAAACCCCTACTGAAGTTATAAAGGATTTGCATTTTGGATTACCAGGAAAACATAATTTAATGAATGCATTAATGGCTATTGCAATGGCAAATATATTCGGCACCCCAACCGATGCCATTGCAAGTGCCATTAAATCATTTAAAGGAATAAAAAGAAGGTTTTCGTATCAAATAAAAACAGATGAATTAGTTTATATTGATGATTATGCACATCATCCAACGGAGATAAATGCAGTTCATCAGGCAGTTAGAGAATTGTATCCAAACCAAAAAGTTTTGGCAATTTTTCAACCGCATTTGTTTAGTAGAACAAAAGATTTTGCTGATGATTTTGCCAAAAGTTTATCTGCTTTTGATGAAGTTGTTTTGCTGGATATTTATCCGGCCCGTGAATTGCCTATGCAAGGTATAAATTCACAATGGTTAATGGATAAAATGACTAATAATCATAAAAAAATTGTCGCTAAAAATGATTTAATTTCAACAATTTTAGCAAGTGATGCAACTGTTATTGTAACTATTGGAGCTGGTGATATTGGAGAATTAGTGCCATCCATTAAAAAAGCGATAAATGAAACTCTTTAA
- the ftsZ gene encoding cell division protein FtsZ, producing the protein MMSNSEFGSISFDLPKNQSNVIKVIGVGGGGSNAINHMFKQGIKGVDFIVCNTDSQALQSSSVPNKIQLGVHLTEGLGAGANPDVGQQSAIESISEIEKMLDRNTKMVFITAGMGGGTGTGAAPVIAQLAKERDILTVGIVTLPFLFEGKVRQEQALIGIEKLRKQVDSLIVINNNKLREVYGNLGFKAGFSKADEVLATASRGIAEVITHHYTQNIDLRDAKTVLYNSGTAIMGSSVSSGENRAKEAIIAALDSPLLNDNKITGAKNVLLLIVSGTNEITIDEIGEINDHIQVEAGHNANIIMGVGEDESLGDAIAVTIIATGFDIEQQNEIVNTEPKKIIHTLEDEQRSVHNLSNKTVTAFDLNTESPISNSNERIVFDLLEDTVVAPEPVVVIETPAPTINKEELMVMSEFIKNLDVTFEIVSPITDIDFTITSPVAEVKEVKAVQPKVIERQEQTTFSFDLPLFKTEPVAQVEDNKVLFELTNETRDIKVNEAVQFVPVTELTDNGIIKYSLEEYMEPENDFMAKPVAKTPEVVIPAELNITMKQVNTPVNTPVDFDAISPMEMTIEESLRMRADERRKKLKEFNYKFHNNVSKIDEYEKEPAYKRLGIDISNNQTNNTNSRISVGTDSNNDLQLRSNNSYLHDNVD; encoded by the coding sequence ATGATGAGCAACTCAGAATTTGGAAGTATTTCATTTGATTTACCAAAGAACCAATCAAATGTTATAAAAGTTATTGGTGTAGGTGGAGGTGGAAGTAATGCCATAAACCACATGTTTAAACAAGGGATTAAAGGTGTAGATTTTATCGTATGCAATACGGATTCTCAAGCCTTACAGAGTAGTTCTGTGCCTAATAAAATACAGTTAGGTGTTCATTTAACCGAAGGTTTAGGGGCTGGAGCCAACCCAGATGTAGGACAACAATCAGCTATAGAAAGTATTTCTGAGATTGAAAAAATGTTGGATCGCAATACTAAAATGGTTTTTATCACTGCTGGAATGGGTGGTGGAACCGGAACCGGAGCTGCACCGGTTATCGCACAATTAGCCAAAGAAAGAGATATTCTTACTGTGGGAATTGTTACATTACCTTTCTTATTTGAAGGGAAAGTGCGTCAGGAGCAAGCTTTAATTGGTATAGAAAAATTACGCAAACAAGTCGATTCTTTAATTGTTATAAATAACAACAAATTAAGAGAAGTATATGGAAATCTTGGTTTCAAAGCAGGATTCTCAAAAGCTGACGAAGTTTTGGCAACAGCCTCAAGAGGAATTGCCGAAGTAATTACGCATCATTATACTCAAAATATCGATTTAAGAGATGCTAAAACAGTATTGTATAATAGTGGAACGGCTATTATGGGATCTTCTGTTTCTTCTGGTGAGAATAGAGCTAAGGAGGCAATTATTGCTGCTTTAGATTCTCCTTTGTTAAATGATAATAAAATCACAGGTGCCAAAAACGTATTGTTGCTTATCGTTTCTGGAACTAATGAAATTACAATTGACGAAATTGGAGAAATCAATGATCATATTCAAGTTGAAGCAGGTCATAATGCTAATATTATCATGGGGGTTGGTGAAGACGAATCGCTTGGAGATGCTATTGCAGTGACTATAATCGCTACAGGTTTTGATATCGAACAACAAAATGAAATTGTAAATACAGAGCCAAAAAAAATTATTCACACATTAGAAGATGAGCAAAGAAGTGTTCATAATCTAAGTAATAAAACGGTTACTGCATTTGATTTGAATACAGAATCACCAATTTCTAATTCAAATGAAAGAATTGTTTTTGATTTGTTAGAAGATACTGTAGTTGCGCCTGAGCCAGTTGTGGTCATAGAGACACCAGCGCCAACAATCAATAAGGAAGAGTTGATGGTGATGTCTGAGTTTATTAAAAATTTGGATGTTACTTTCGAAATCGTTTCTCCTATTACAGATATTGATTTCACAATCACATCTCCAGTAGCCGAAGTTAAAGAAGTAAAAGCGGTACAGCCAAAAGTTATAGAGAGACAAGAACAAACTACTTTCTCTTTTGATTTGCCACTTTTCAAAACTGAGCCAGTAGCACAAGTTGAGGACAACAAAGTTTTGTTTGAATTAACGAATGAAACTCGTGATATAAAAGTAAATGAAGCTGTTCAATTTGTTCCGGTAACGGAATTGACTGATAACGGAATTATCAAATATTCTCTTGAAGAATATATGGAGCCAGAGAATGATTTTATGGCTAAACCAGTTGCTAAAACTCCAGAAGTTGTTATTCCGGCTGAGTTGAACATTACCATGAAACAAGTTAATACACCAGTAAATACGCCTGTTGACTTTGACGCCATTTCTCCTATGGAAATGACCATCGAAGAATCATTGCGAATGAGAGCTGATGAAAGAAGAAAAAAATTAAAAGAATTCAATTATAAGTTTCATAATAATGTTTCTAAAATTGATGAGTATGAAAAAGAGCCTGCTTACAAAAGGTTAGGAATAGACATTTCAAACAATCAAACGAATAATACAAATTCAAGAATTTCTGTTGGAACAGACAGCAACAACGATCTACAGTTGCGTTCTAACAACTCGTATTTGCATGACAATGTAGATTAA
- the ftsA gene encoding cell division protein FtsA, whose translation MEKENIAVGLDIGTTKIVAMIGKKNEYGKLEILGVGKSKSLGVARGVVNNITQTIQSIQQAIQEAENNSGYKIKDVVVGIAGQHIRSIQHTDYISRNNPEEVIGGNDIQLLIDQVNKLAMLPGEEIIHVLPQEFKIDGQSEIKEPIGMYGGRLESSFHVVVGQASSIRNVGRCIQSSGIELSGLTLEPLASADAVLSQEEKEAGVALIDIGGGTTDLAIFKDGIIRHTAVIPFGGNVITDDIKEGCSIIEKQAELLKVKFGSAWPGENKDNEIVSIPGLRGREPKEISLKNLSKIIHARVVEIIDQVFTEVKAYGHEDPRKKLIAGIVLTGGGAQLKHIKQLVEYITGMDTRIGYPNEHLAGNSDEEISSPLYATAVGLVMNSIENKTQSAVRMDTIEQPKAPVYRQPVVQAPIVEVSDEEVQEEVRNKNEKQNSTVNRIQRNFFDRYVDKIKDFLDNAE comes from the coding sequence ATGGAAAAAGAGAACATTGCAGTAGGTCTAGATATTGGGACGACTAAAATAGTTGCCATGATAGGCAAGAAGAATGAATATGGGAAACTAGAAATTTTAGGCGTTGGGAAATCTAAAAGTTTAGGTGTGGCCAGAGGTGTTGTAAATAATATTACTCAAACCATACAGTCAATACAACAAGCGATACAAGAAGCAGAAAATAATTCAGGCTATAAAATAAAAGATGTAGTGGTAGGAATTGCGGGGCAACACATCCGTAGTATTCAACATACAGATTACATAAGCAGAAACAATCCCGAAGAAGTAATTGGGGGAAATGATATTCAGCTTTTGATTGACCAAGTGAATAAATTGGCAATGTTACCAGGTGAAGAAATAATTCATGTTTTACCTCAAGAATTTAAAATTGACGGACAATCTGAGATTAAAGAGCCTATAGGGATGTACGGTGGAAGATTAGAGTCTAGTTTTCATGTTGTAGTAGGACAAGCCTCGTCAATCCGCAATGTAGGAAGATGCATTCAAAGTTCAGGTATTGAATTGTCAGGATTGACATTGGAACCATTGGCTTCGGCAGATGCAGTTTTGAGTCAGGAAGAAAAAGAAGCTGGAGTTGCATTGATTGATATAGGTGGTGGAACAACTGATTTGGCTATTTTTAAAGATGGTATTATTCGTCATACGGCAGTAATTCCTTTTGGAGGAAATGTTATTACTGATGATATTAAAGAAGGATGTTCTATAATTGAAAAGCAAGCTGAATTATTGAAAGTTAAGTTTGGATCAGCTTGGCCAGGGGAAAATAAAGACAACGAGATTGTTTCTATCCCAGGATTAAGAGGTAGAGAACCAAAAGAGATTTCATTAAAAAATCTTTCTAAAATAATTCATGCTCGTGTTGTTGAAATCATAGATCAGGTTTTTACGGAAGTGAAAGCTTATGGACACGAGGATCCTCGTAAAAAACTAATTGCCGGTATAGTGCTTACTGGTGGTGGTGCTCAATTGAAACACATTAAGCAATTAGTGGAGTATATTACGGGAATGGATACGAGAATTGGTTATCCAAACGAGCATTTAGCAGGAAATTCAGATGAAGAGATTTCAAGTCCGTTATATGCTACTGCAGTTGGTTTAGTAATGAACAGTATCGAAAATAAAACGCAAAGTGCGGTTAGAATGGATACAATCGAACAGCCCAAAGCACCAGTGTACAGACAGCCAGTAGTTCAAGCGCCAATTGTAGAGGTATCTGACGAAGAAGTGCAAGAAGAGGTTCGAAATAAAAATGAAAAACAAAATTCTACGGTAAATAGAATACAAAGAAATTTTTTCGATCGTTATGTCGATAAGATTAAGGATTTCTTAGATAATGCTGAATAA
- a CDS encoding cell division protein FtsQ/DivIB has protein sequence MKLFNWTNIRLVLMFIVVIFLFSFTSNRNKNRKLTKSVVVFVGENAPFVKQETVNKLLIENSRDVSSIQKVNLDLNKLERTLDAQEMIEKSDVFVSIDGVLKAVVKQKTPIARVFDGGGSFYIDYKGNRMPLSTNFTARVPLVSGGINKNNNEELADLFRAIYDDAFLKKNIIGIQIMPNGSLKMLNRNFDYQIDFGRMINVERKFKNYKAFFQKAVLDSSLYKYKKIDLRFTEQVVCTK, from the coding sequence ATGAAACTCTTTAATTGGACAAATATTCGATTAGTACTAATGTTTATAGTAGTGATTTTTCTGTTTTCGTTTACGTCAAATCGAAATAAAAATAGAAAATTAACTAAATCAGTAGTTGTTTTTGTTGGAGAAAACGCACCTTTTGTTAAACAGGAAACGGTTAATAAATTGTTAATAGAAAATAGTAGAGATGTATCAAGCATTCAAAAAGTTAATTTAGATTTGAATAAGCTGGAAAGAACTCTAGATGCACAAGAAATGATTGAAAAATCAGATGTGTTTGTGAGTATTGATGGTGTGTTGAAAGCAGTCGTAAAACAAAAGACTCCTATAGCTAGAGTTTTTGACGGGGGCGGTTCTTTTTATATTGATTACAAAGGGAATAGAATGCCATTGTCAACTAATTTTACAGCGAGAGTTCCACTTGTGTCCGGGGGGATAAATAAAAATAATAACGAAGAATTGGCCGACTTATTTCGTGCAATTTATGACGATGCGTTTTTGAAAAAAAACATCATTGGAATTCAAATTATGCCAAATGGTAGCTTAAAAATGCTCAATAGAAATTTTGATTATCAAATCGATTTTGGTAGAATGATAAATGTGGAGCGAAAATTTAAGAATTATAAAGCTTTTTTTCAAAAAGCGGTTTTAGATAGTTCGTTGTATAAATATAAAAAGATTGATCTCCGATTTACGGAACAAGTAGTTTGCACTAAATAA